In Corylus avellana chromosome ca2, CavTom2PMs-1.0, the following proteins share a genomic window:
- the LOC132172539 gene encoding kxDL motif-containing protein LO9-177-like: MEPNNSPNMKPRPKAPFHQRLCVSLSLKSDHLEMEQTEKETVRAASEEVSREFKTLINAEDLDSLKQLQHLILGRLQDSNAVLSHFNEYSEHCFAEVSGDLSRNTRLLRSMKSDLDYIFQKLRSMKSRILATYPDAFPDGSTGEVLDRRPDLETPH, encoded by the exons atggAGCCCAACAACAGTCCAAATATGAAGCCCAGGCCCAAAGCTCCATTTCATCAGCGTCTCTGTGTCTCTCTGAGTCTTAAGAGTGATCATTTGGAGATGGAGCAGACGGAGAAAGAGACGGTAAGAGCGGCTTCGGAGGAGGTTTCTCGGGAATTCAAAACCCTTATCAACGCTGAGGATTTGGACTCCCTCAAGCAATTGCAGCACCTTAT ATTGGGAAGATTGCAGGATAGCAATGCAGTGCTGTCGCATTTCAATGAGTATTCAGAGCATTGCTTTGCTGAGGTTTCTGGAGACTTATCTAGAAATACACGTCTTTTGAGGTCTATGAAGTCAGATCTTGATTACATATTTCAGAAACTAAG AAGCATGAAATCGAGGATTTTGGCTACCTATCCAGACGCATTTCCAGATGGTTCAACTGGAGAAGTACTTGACCGGAGACCAGACCTTGAAACTCCTCACTAA